Genomic window (Calorimonas adulescens):
AAATTTTTCATTTAAATAGTAATAAGCAGCATTTCTCAAATAGCCTTTCATACTACTAGGACTTATGTATGGAAGTTTAAAAACCACATCCTTTTTTATTGGATTATCATTTACATAGAATACAGTATCATCTTTAGAAATATATGGACTAAGTAGTTGAAAGGATATATCCATTTTAAACCACGGAAGATTCACATCTTGTAATGCCGCAGTATTTATTTCGTTAAATGCAAACTTTTTTATCAGTTGATTATCTATAGAATTCAATGTTTTAAGAACGTAATCATTGTAATCATCATTATCTATGTTGGCTTCTTCGAATAAAGATTTCTCATTTAGCAACCTCATAAATTGGGCTCGCATAAGCTTAGACTCTTGAACCTGATTCTTATTTAGGCCATTATACAACCTTGACATAAAATATGATATAAAATCATACATCACAAACTCCTCCAACTTCTCAATAAATTATTCTAACAGCTTTTGTAAAAAACTATCAAAATCGCTACGTGGTTCAACTATCACAGTATCAACTGCTAAATTAAGCTCATCAAAATACTTATTCACATCATCACAAAGCTCTCCTATTAACTCTTGCCTTTTATATCCTTTTACTCCATCAATGTTACATGGTAGCCAGCCCCAAATTCTCAATTCCCATTTGTCATTATTATCAATCCTGTATGCATGGGAAATATTTATCTTGCTCTTTATCCTGGTTTTCCCATTATCTTTCACAACCCCAAAAATATTCTCGTCCAATTTAGGGACTAATCGAAATGCCTCATACCTCAGATAATTTTTTATAAGCGGTGCTATAGGAAAGAAACCATTCTCAAAACATTCTTTTAAATCATTTTTATTTACTTTATTATCATCTCTAATTACTTTATTATTGCATTGTTTTTTAATAAGATTGACTAACATATCAAATCTTGCATGGAATCTGACTCTAATAAAAAACATGTCCAGCAGGTTTGGCACTTGTGATTTATTAGAATAATCGATTTTTCTGTTGTCGCTAAAAAATTTTTCTATTATTGCTCTACCAAAGTTGTTATTATTTTCGACTTCGCAAACTGCTCCATTGCCATTTGAGGTATTCCCACCAAAAGAAGCAAATTTTGAAATAATTTTTACTGGAATTATAATGTAGGGTAAGATGGGGGTCTCCTCTTCTAAATAACTAATGGTTATATTAAATTCTCCTATATATCCTCCCTTAAGCGGCCACCCACCACTTCTATTTTTATGTTCTCTCCCACTTGGAATTAATTTATTATAAAAATTTAACATTTTGCCATTTTCGGTAGATATATCCATATAAAATCTCTTTGCCCATTCTGTCGTCCCATAAACATAGCAAATATTGCACAGTCCTAA
Coding sequences:
- the cmr1 gene encoding type III-B CRISPR module RAMP protein Cmr1, translated to MQTVIINLRALTPLWTGGYKKQKGMDKINPSNILGWLRYWAEAIERIYNPELKSEPCKITDDDIDRLELIDDVELTNKTLGELGLCNICYVYGTTEWAKRFYMDISTENGKMLNFYNKLIPSGREHKNRSGGWPLKGGYIGEFNITISYLEEETPILPYIIIPVKIISKFASFGGNTSNGNGAVCEVENNNNFGRAIIEKFFSDNRKIDYSNKSQVPNLLDMFFIRVRFHARFDMLVNLIKKQCNNKVIRDDNKVNKNDLKECFENGFFPIAPLIKNYLRYEAFRLVPKLDENIFGVVKDNGKTRIKSKINISHAYRIDNNDKWELRIWGWLPCNIDGVKGYKRQELIGELCDDVNKYFDELNLAVDTVIVEPRSDFDSFLQKLLE